The bacterium DNA segment GTTCTCAAATACATCCTACCTTACTATCCTGAAAACTGGTCTCAAACTATTACAGTATACTTCCAACTGGATAACGGAGACAAAAAGAACAGAACGGAAACAGTTACAACAGAAGAACAAGTAACTTACTTCTTAAAAAACGCTATCCCAATAGAAGCATTCAATCTTGCACGACAATTCAAGCACCATGAATCTGAACAAGCAAAAAATAAATTTGCCTCATGGCACCAAGAAAAATACACACATATGATTAATGCAATCTGGGCAAAATTTAACCAAAACAACCAACTAAAAAATCTTTTAATGAGCACACACCCTAAAATTTTAGTTGAAAATGCAGGCGAAAAAGATAAAGAATGGGGCGCTGGTGCTGATTTTAAAGGCAACAACTTCCTTGGAATTATCCTCATGCTTGTTCGCGAACAATTAAAAAAGGAAAAGCCAAATGGACAATTAAAAACTTTTAACAACCCAGCCATCGAAAACTATTTAGTTTATAATGCTCCTGCCAAAGATAATAATAATACATTAATAACACAGCTCGGGCTTAATCTATCAAAAATGGATTACTCCAAGCACATCAACACTGAAAATTTCAATACCATTTTCCCTGCTGACAACTTTACGCAAAAAATTATGATCAACAATGAAACCTACAACGGTATTGAATATTATTTAAAAAGAACTTATAGCAATCTCTACGAAGGAGGAACAGCAAAAAAAAAATATAAGCTATTTTTATGGCAAATGAGATTACAAATTCTTTTAACCGTCAATCAAACGATCAAACAAAATCTATTAAAAAGTGAGAACAAAACTATTCTGTTCACGAATAACAACAATTTGAATGATGATTTTTTTGGTGTAAATCAAACTACAATGATGGGTTTTAATCATGTTGGTATGATTGCAATGAAATTGCGAGCACAGTTGTTGAAAACTGGAAAAACAAACAAACCACTGTCAATCACTACACAATTGGTAACACCTGTAACCAAGACAAAAATAAAAAACGAAAACTCAAATGCTCATTCAACGCTCACACGAACCCCACAAGCAGAATTTCCACCAAAGAGCACACCAACAATTAAGCACAACTCATTCATTAACTGGTTACTGGGATTTGATTGGTTTAAAAGTCTTTGGAGCTGGTTAGGGTATAGCTAAAAAAAGAGCATTTTTAACGCGTACTATCTTGTTTTTGATTTTGAACAGAAGCATCACTAAAAAAAGCAGGATCATAATGAGCGTAACGAGAAGAATGCGGTAGTGGCAGCTGCCACATATAAGGTGGATGCCCCTCGGCATTTTCTAAATTATTTTCAGGATTATTTTGTAGATCTTCTACATTATTTTGTCGCAACTGTCGTATGCGCGCAAGATACTCTCTTTCTTCTCGTGCCAAGTTCCGAATACGCAGTTGATACTGAGGATTGGTACGCATTGCATACATCGGGCATGCTAAAAAATATACACCCATCACCATACCTTTGAATACAGAAAAATTTTTCATGTTGCTCCGTTCGCTCCACTTTTTAACGTGCTGATAAATTACTTGCCAAAAAATCTTTTAATAAAGTAAGGCGAACCTGCGTAACGCTATTGCGAATCGCGGTCCAAAAAGCTTTTGGCTGCCCGATTAATATACAGATTTTTTTTGCCCTTGTCACCGCTGTATACAAAAGTTTGCGCTGTAAAAGCGTGTAATGCTGCATGAATAATGGTATGATAACCGCATCATATTCAGAACCCTGACTTTTGTGAATCGAAATTGCATAGGCAAGCACCAGCTCATCTAATTCAGAAAAATCATAGACAACCAGCTGATCAAACTGCACATGCAGCTCCTTCTCATTTTTATCAATCAGCACAACAGTGCCAATATCGCCATTGAAAACATGCTTATCATAGTTATTTCTAATCTGCATAACTCGATCAGAAACTTTAAATGTGTAAGAACCATACACAATGGCATCATCAGAACGAGGATTTAAAAGATTTTGCAGCATCTGATTTAATGCAACGGTTCCGACCGATCCTCGATTCATTGGCACCAAGACTGCAGTTGCATCTAATGCAATTTTTTTCTGAACAAGAACCGATTTAAATACGTGCCTTAAATGTTCCTGAATAGTATCAGGATTCTCCTCTTTTATAAAATAAAAATCTTTTGCATGAGGAGTTGTTTCGTCAAACGTCACAAAAAATTCACCCTTATTTATTCTGTGTGCATTCGTTACAATTAAACTTTCATGTGCTTGCCGAAAAATATGAGTCAAGCGCACCGTCGGAATAAGATCACTTTGAATCAGATCAGACAAAACATTACCAGAACCGACTGATGGTAACTGATCAACGTCTCCAATAAAAACAAGATGTGTTCCACGAGCCACCGCCTTGAGCAGTGCATACATTAAAAAAATATCTATCATCGATGCCTCATCAACCACAAGCAGCTTGCAATCGAGGGCGTTTTGAGCGTTTTTGGTAAACTGCATGGTTGCAGGGTCAAACTCAAGCAGTCTGTGCAGGGTCACGGCCTGACGATTAGCGCTCTGCGTAAGCCGTTTTGCAGCACGCCCCGTTGGCGCGGCAAGTTTATAAGAGACAGCAAACTGATCACATAAGTTTAACACCGATTTAACAAGCGTTGTTTTGCCAGTACCAGGGCCACCGGTAATAATGGTAACGTTGCACGTAAAAACTGACATGACACCTTTTTGCTGTTGCTCATGCAGCTGGGCTCCATTTTTCTGATCGGTGCGCAACAGCTCATAGAGCTTATTCTGATCAATATTCAAAAAAGATGTCGCCTTTTGGAGCTCTAAAAGCAGGTCAGCGATCCCTTTTTCAGCTTTATAATGAAAAGCCAACGCAATAAAATGCTCTTGCCCCTTGGATACAAGCTTTATTTTTTCTTCGTTATACAGATCATGCAGGACAATTTTAACTTTCGATGCCGATATGGCTACATCCAGACTCAAAAGTTCTGCAGTAGCTTTCTTTAAACTTTCAAGTTCAACGTACACATGCCCATTTTGAGTACTGGTTGAAAGCACGTGCAAAAGTGCGGCTCTAAACCGTTTTACTGAATCAGGTGCAACTGAAAGTTTTTGTGCGATGGTGTCTGCAATTGCAAAACCGATTCCCCAGATATCTTCGGCAATGCGATACGGATTTTCAAGCATCAGTTCGATCGCCTGTTGCTTGTATGCTTTGTAAATCTTGACCGCATACGTACTCGATACTCCTTTTTCTTGAAGAAACACCATGATATGGGCAACCTCTTTTTGCTGCGCCCACCCGGCGATAATCTCTTTTTGACGCTTGGGACCTATTCCAGGAACTGAAGCTAACTGTTCAGGAGTTTTATCAATCACTTCAAGCGTGCGCGTTCCAAAAAAACTTACTAAACGCTGCGCGTACGTTGGCCCTATCCCTTTTATCAGACCGGAGGCCAAATATTTTTCAATACCAACAGCAGAAGAGGGCAAAGAGATCGAATACGAATCGACTGAAAACTGTCTGCCAAATTTCGGATGTTGCACCCAACACCCTGTTGCTTGAACTATATTTCCTTGATGAACAGTAGACAACAGACCACAGGCCGTCACCTTTTCAACCTGGCCTTCAGGTTTGATGTAACAGACAGTAAAACCTGTCTGTGCATTTGCAAAAAGCACTCGCTCCACAACACCAACTATTTCAACAGGTTGCTCTTTTACATCGCCTGTTTGAGTTGCTTGATTAACTACTATGTTCATAAAAACTTGTAACGAATGAAAGAATGAGAGATTCATTTATAGCTTCTACTGCCACCCGTGCTAGATGTTTTTCTTTGAGATACCCTAAAAACTTACTTTTTGTAGCTTCATCAAAAGAGATCTTCGATTCATTCTGCAACTGTTCAACTATTATTTTACACCGATTCCACTTCTCAATCATCTGCTGCAATCTTTGATGAGCAATAGGACAGCTGTACATAAGATCGGCCAAAAACTCGATTAAATCAATACAAAATCTATCCAGCTGCGCAAAAGACTGTATGTTCTGGTCAAAATAAAGGTACTCATGACCATCTTTTACCGTCATCCAGTGCAACAAGAAACTATCCTGTTTGTTATGATTGTCACAATATTCATGAACTACCGCAGTAACAAATTTTTTTCCTCCAACAGCCTGTCCAAAAAAA contains these protein-coding regions:
- a CDS encoding ATP-dependent RecD-like DNA helicase, with product MNIVVNQATQTGDVKEQPVEIVGVVERVLFANAQTGFTVCYIKPEGQVEKVTACGLLSTVHQGNIVQATGCWVQHPKFGRQFSVDSYSISLPSSAVGIEKYLASGLIKGIGPTYAQRLVSFFGTRTLEVIDKTPEQLASVPGIGPKRQKEIIAGWAQQKEVAHIMVFLQEKGVSSTYAVKIYKAYKQQAIELMLENPYRIAEDIWGIGFAIADTIAQKLSVAPDSVKRFRAALLHVLSTSTQNGHVYVELESLKKATAELLSLDVAISASKVKIVLHDLYNEEKIKLVSKGQEHFIALAFHYKAEKGIADLLLELQKATSFLNIDQNKLYELLRTDQKNGAQLHEQQQKGVMSVFTCNVTIITGGPGTGKTTLVKSVLNLCDQFAVSYKLAAPTGRAAKRLTQSANRQAVTLHRLLEFDPATMQFTKNAQNALDCKLLVVDEASMIDIFLMYALLKAVARGTHLVFIGDVDQLPSVGSGNVLSDLIQSDLIPTVRLTHIFRQAHESLIVTNAHRINKGEFFVTFDETTPHAKDFYFIKEENPDTIQEHLRHVFKSVLVQKKIALDATAVLVPMNRGSVGTVALNQMLQNLLNPRSDDAIVYGSYTFKVSDRVMQIRNNYDKHVFNGDIGTVVLIDKNEKELHVQFDQLVVYDFSELDELVLAYAISIHKSQGSEYDAVIIPLFMQHYTLLQRKLLYTAVTRAKKICILIGQPKAFWTAIRNSVTQVRLTLLKDFLASNLSAR
- a CDS encoding NADAR family protein, which gives rise to MVILLFIVLLLHATLQTAEPEQEIYKQFQAIITQLNPDDKIEADKTGYKAYQTYQFYNPNATSWKQFQNRIEFYEKPDGYNSFEIQRGDQEIGTFRTTDQNQHYYEFTNFWEESFQLPKGESWKTVENYFQAQKVLKYILPYYPENWSQTITVYFQLDNGDKKNRTETVTTEEQVTYFLKNAIPIEAFNLARQFKHHESEQAKNKFASWHQEKYTHMINAIWAKFNQNNQLKNLLMSTHPKILVENAGEKDKEWGAGADFKGNNFLGIILMLVREQLKKEKPNGQLKTFNNPAIENYLVYNAPAKDNNNTLITQLGLNLSKMDYSKHINTENFNTIFPADNFTQKIMINNETYNGIEYYLKRTYSNLYEGGTAKKKYKLFLWQMRLQILLTVNQTIKQNLLKSENKTILFTNNNNLNDDFFGVNQTTMMGFNHVGMIAMKLRAQLLKTGKTNKPLSITTQLVTPVTKTKIKNENSNAHSTLTRTPQAEFPPKSTPTIKHNSFINWLLGFDWFKSLWSWLGYS